In a single window of the Branchiostoma floridae strain S238N-H82 chromosome 2, Bfl_VNyyK, whole genome shotgun sequence genome:
- the LOC118409508 gene encoding SH3 domain-containing YSC84-like protein 1, whose translation MVNTPVPHSLKSEAKKAAKILRDFTVPSAKTGPDKIIPVSILARARGLAVLTVFKAGFLVSARGGSGIVIARISESRWSAPSAVGLAGLGGGFEIGAEVTDFVIILNTQSAVDAFSKGGNLTLGGNFTIAAGPLGRNMEGDVAVRSPSAIYTYSKTKGLFAGISLEGTGIIERKDANRKFYGGDVRAYEILNGTVHPPSLADPLYEILHRHYEAAEKILVEAAKKAAVKKATKADRPKSFSFGSSRSKSLKNSSTSDVKPSRKTRSKFTSARRCTSLVEERTASEEDLQSIIMDRLACPFEVTALFSFAGELPCDLYFQEGDKITVLTRTHTQNDWWEGRLKGRKGIFPANYVQLPRP comes from the exons A TGGTGAACACTCCAGTTCCACATAGCCTGAAGTCTGAGGCTAAAAAGGCTGCCAAGATTTTGAGGGACTTCACAGTACCAAGTGCAAAAACTGGACCAGACAAGATCATACCAG TATCTATCCTGGCCCGTGCCCGTGGACTTGCTGTCCTGACTGTGTTCAAGGCGGGGTTCCTTGTCAGTGCAAGAGGAGGCAGTGGCATTGTCATTGCCAGAATATCTGAGTCTC GGTGGTCAGCACCATCTGCAGTGGGTCTTGCAGGACTTGGAGGTGGATTTGAAATTGGAGCTGAA GTCACAGACTTTGTCATTATTCTGAATACCCAGTCAGCTGTAGATGCTTTCTCTAAGGGTGGTAACCTTACATTGGGTGGCAACTTCACCATTGCAGCAG GGCCACTTGGAAGGAATATGGAGGGAGATGTTGCTGTCAGAAGCCCATCAGCTATTTACACCTACAGCAAAACCAAAGGTCTGTTCGCTGGGATATCTCTGGAAGGGACTGGGATCATCGAAAGAAAAGATGCAAATAGAAA GTTTTATGGCGGAGATGTGCGGGCATACGAGATCCTGAATGGGACAGTGCACCCTCCATCACTGGCGGACCCTCTGTATGAGATCCTCCACAGACATTATGAAGCTGCAGAGAAGATCCTTGTGGAGGCAGCCAAGAAGGCTGCTGTGAAGAAAGCTACAAAAGCTGACCGTCCAAAG AGTTTCAGTTTTGGATCTTCCAGAAGCAAGTCCTTGAAGAATTCTTCCACTTCAG ATGTGAAACCGTCCAGGAAAACGAGGTCCAAATTCACGTCAGCGAGGAGATGTACCAGTTTGGTGGAGGAGCGTACAGCCAGTGAAGAAG ATCTACAGAGCATCATCATGGACAGACTGGCCTGCCCATTTGAAGTCACAGCATTGTTCAGCTTTGCGGGAGAGCTGCCCTGTGACCTGTACTTCCAAGAGGGAGACAAGATCACTGTCCTGACCAGAACTCACACCCAAAATGACTGGTGGGAAGGGAGGTTAAAGGGCAGGAAGGGGATCTTTCCTGCCAATTATGTGCAGCTACCAAGGCCTTAG
- the LOC118409506 gene encoding uncharacterized protein LOC118409506, whose amino-acid sequence MEDAQATQAMAMTSQDFVQQAVGPLGLPQMFWNDFSVSDEISRITYSVNANHFPAKLWILVNDPRIKSIYWDEPGEEVVIVQSQFKDEVLENRQLDVFNTANWDSFVRQLNLYQFKKNIMAARHEGNKDIHRFRNRYFSKSQPDLTMVRRQKKRKRPDSAGPEDTPNKENYPPGRMGPPGSTPFPHPNSNVGFRPIPIPNGQAAMPNMPLGSNGSMAVNNGWAPTYSGERLPQFNTFSQSSPMYGYQTQQCYPVSGQFRAPYMQQRYPQPTGFSTPITQGPNRLPIQTYNYSPYATQAFDYSAVQTTPTTTDRADSGNQGDAKVVVEFIDEKQQEFLQAIKAIASAADFHPKTTETNMIISGDIAIKVEGNNTVNDSGVWDVKDSMSDTGSPPENGILAPISGPSSTMLPTVQTVVQAGQGQVAEGSFITHVSEPTTAPSTEDCAVSPVVATSSVNPTTFTLVSASDATISATTASAPVPVTAISFIENDINKTDSDTDNITADVNNTVAPNITSITTGSSGSDQVVYQVSAIYEYNTDASNDGKASEATEAASAIGNLGVPFGQWVDVQQGDVQHLLQPEDPTSQ is encoded by the exons atggaagaCGCTCAGGCTACCCAGGCGATGGCAATGACTTCGCAGGACTTTGTACAGCAAGCGGTAGGACCGCTAGGACTTCCTCAGATGTTTTGGAACGACTTCAGCGTTTCGGACGAAATCTCACGGATCACGTACAG CGTAAACGCCAACCACTTCCCGGCTAAGTTGTGGATACTAGTGAACGATCCCCGTATCAAGTCTATCTACTGGGACGAGCCCGGGGAGGAAGTGGTGATCGTGCAGAGCCAGTTCAAGGACGAAGTGTTGGAGAACCGCCAACTGGACGTCTTCAACACGGCCAACTGGGACAGCTTCGTCAGACAGCTCAACCTCTATCAG ttcAAGAAGAACATCATGGCAGCTCGACATGAGGGCAACAAAGACATCCATCGCTTCCGAAACAGGTACTTCAGCAAAAGCCAGCCTGACCTGACTATGGTGAGGAgacagaagaagaggaagagacCTGACAGTGCAGGACCTGAGGACACGCCCAACAAGGAGAATTATCCACCAG GTCGTATGGGGCCCCCTGGCTCAACACCCTTCCCCCACCCCAACAGCAATGTGGGATTCCGACCGATCCCCATCCCGAATGGCCAGGCCGCTATGCCAAACATGCCTTTGGGGTCCAACGGTAGCATGGCTGTCAACAACGGATGGGCCCCAACCTACAGTGGGGAGAGGCTGCCTCAGTTCAACACCTTCTCTCAGTCGTCCCCCATGTATGGCTACCAAACACAGCAGTGCTACCCCGTGAGCGGACAGTTCCGAGCCCCCTATATGCAGCAGCGCTACCCACAGCCAACAGGTTTCTCCACACCCATCACTCAGGGCCCCAACAGGCTTCCCATCCAGACCTACAACTACAGTCCCTATGCCACACAGGCATTCGACTACAGCGCCGTCCAAACAACACCTACCACCACGGACAGGGCCGACTCTGGGAACCAAGGGGATGCAAAAGTCGTGGTGGAGTTCATCGACGAGAAGCAACAAGAGTTCCTACAAGCCATCAAGGCCATTGCCAGTGCAGCTGACTTCCATCCCAAGACAACCGAGACAAACATGATCATCTCCGGAGACATCGCCATCAAGGTGGAAGGAAACAACACAGTGAACGACTCTGGAGTGTGGGACGTCAAAGACAGCATGTCTGACACTGGCTCTCCACCTGAAAACGGCATCCTTGCACCCATCAGTGGCCCAAGCTCCACCATGCTTCCCACTGTCCAGACAGTTGTCCAGGCAGGACAAGGTCAAGTTGCTGAGGGGAGTTTCATCACCCATGTTTCAGAGCCCACCACCGCTCCAAGTACAGAGGACTGTGCTGTGTCTCCTGTCGTCGCCACCTCGTCAGTAAATCCGACAACCTTCACCCTGGTCTCTGCCTCTGATGCCACTATAAGTGCTACCACTGCTTCTGCCCCTGTCCCCGTCACTGCCATCAGCTTCATCGAGAACGACATCAACAAGACAGACAGTGATACTGACAACATTACCGCTGATGTCAACAACACGGTTGCTCCGAACATTACATCAATCACTACTGGCTCCAGTGGGTCCGACCAAGTAGTGTATCAAGTAAGCGCCATTTACGAGTACAACACTGATGCTTCCAACGACGGGAAAGCGAGCGAAGCAACTGAGGCAGCATCTGCGATTGGCAACCTGGGCGTTCCATTCGGCCAATGGGTTGATGTGCAACAAGGAGACGTACAGCACCTGTTACAGCCTGAAGATCCAACATCCCAGTAA
- the LOC118409639 gene encoding RAB6A-GEF complex partner protein 2-like isoform X1, translating into MIIVEARLDRTVYLAGEVLECFVSFTNQTPEGAVPLNSSDSESLAWASAQLHCQCSVSEARVVWPGEDTGEVPHGQEGSDTVFIPSRGERGHTVLSTSPRILFCDLKLHKGETKTYLYREVIPREAPPSYRGHSVKYSYKVTIGTQRVGAPTKLLRVPFRVLVVYDLGDPTVYEEVPPSNPFLEEQRQEGSLLELAGQVLTTITGRKSPNVYNITNQRGTVGKFTLFKSAYRIGEDIVGSFDYAGASVPCMQFTVTLQSEEHIAEECRRKPSQAVATMSFSRHHEFCLHTQRGHMILPIPLSATPSFMTDIVTVKWRLHFEFVLACSPISQPELPTSQSESTTWQGPSSVAVDTMVWDLPIKVLPTNPLQATAVSLIKSSSSIKV; encoded by the exons ATGATCATTGTGGAAGCgagactggacagaactgtgtACTTGGCAGGAGAAGTACTGGAGTGTTTCGTGTCGTTCACCAACCAGACGCCAGAGGGTGCAGTCCCACtcaacag TAGTGACAGTGAGTCCTTGGCCTGGGCCAGTGCCCAGCTGCACTGCCAGTGTAGTGTGAGTGAGGCCCGTGTGGTGTGGCCTGGGGAGGACACTGGGGAGGTGCCACATGGACAGGAGGGGAGTGACACCGTCTTCATCCCCAGCAGAG GTGAGCGGGGTCACACAGTCCTGTCCACTTCTCCCAGAATCCTTTTCTGTGACTTGAAGCTTCACAAAGGAGAGACCAAAACTT ACTTGTACAGAGAGGTGATCCCACGTGAAGCCCCTCCCTCCTACAGAGGTCACTCCGTCAAGTACTCCTACAAGGTCACCATCGGCACACAGAGAGTCGGTGCCCCAACCAAACTGTTGAGAGTACCTTTCAGGGTTCTTGTAGTTTATG ATTTGGGAGATCCCACTGTATACGAGGAGGTGCCTCCCAGTAACCCCTTCCTGGAGGAGCAGAGGCAGGAAGGGTCTCTGTTAGAACTGGCCGGCCAGGTCCTCACAACCATCACCGGCAGGAAATCACCCA ATGTGTACAACATAACTAACCAGAGAGGAACAGTGGGGAAGTTCACACTGTTCAAGTCAGCATACAGAATAGGAGAGGACATTGTGGGCAGCTTTGACTATGCTGGTGCTTCAGTTCCCTGTATGCAG TTCACTGTGACGTTACAAAGCGAGGAGCACATAGCGGAGGAGTGTCGCCGGAAGCCGAGCCAGGCCGTGGCCACCATGTCCTTCAGCCGCCATCACGAGTTCTGTCTGCACACGCAGCGAGGCCACATGATCCTGCCCATCCCGCTGTCAGCCACACCCTCCTTCATGACAGATATAG TGACAGTGAAGTGGAGACTCCACTTTGAGTTTGTGCTTGCCTGTAGTCCCATCTCCCAACCAGAACTTcccaccagccaatcagagtccACCACATGGCAAGGGCCAAGCAGTGTCGCCGTGGATACCATGGTTTGGGACCTGCCAATCAAAGTCCTACCAACCAATCCGCTACAAGCCACTGCAGTGTCATTGATCAAGTCATCTAGCAGTATTAAAGTGTGA
- the LOC118409639 gene encoding RAB6A-GEF complex partner protein 2-like isoform X2: MIIVEARLDRTVYLAGEVLECFVSFTNQTPEGAVPLNSDSESLAWASAQLHCQCSVSEARVVWPGEDTGEVPHGQEGSDTVFIPSRGERGHTVLSTSPRILFCDLKLHKGETKTYLYREVIPREAPPSYRGHSVKYSYKVTIGTQRVGAPTKLLRVPFRVLVVYDLGDPTVYEEVPPSNPFLEEQRQEGSLLELAGQVLTTITGRKSPNVYNITNQRGTVGKFTLFKSAYRIGEDIVGSFDYAGASVPCMQFTVTLQSEEHIAEECRRKPSQAVATMSFSRHHEFCLHTQRGHMILPIPLSATPSFMTDIVTVKWRLHFEFVLACSPISQPELPTSQSESTTWQGPSSVAVDTMVWDLPIKVLPTNPLQATAVSLIKSSSSIKV, from the exons ATGATCATTGTGGAAGCgagactggacagaactgtgtACTTGGCAGGAGAAGTACTGGAGTGTTTCGTGTCGTTCACCAACCAGACGCCAGAGGGTGCAGTCCCACtcaacag TGACAGTGAGTCCTTGGCCTGGGCCAGTGCCCAGCTGCACTGCCAGTGTAGTGTGAGTGAGGCCCGTGTGGTGTGGCCTGGGGAGGACACTGGGGAGGTGCCACATGGACAGGAGGGGAGTGACACCGTCTTCATCCCCAGCAGAG GTGAGCGGGGTCACACAGTCCTGTCCACTTCTCCCAGAATCCTTTTCTGTGACTTGAAGCTTCACAAAGGAGAGACCAAAACTT ACTTGTACAGAGAGGTGATCCCACGTGAAGCCCCTCCCTCCTACAGAGGTCACTCCGTCAAGTACTCCTACAAGGTCACCATCGGCACACAGAGAGTCGGTGCCCCAACCAAACTGTTGAGAGTACCTTTCAGGGTTCTTGTAGTTTATG ATTTGGGAGATCCCACTGTATACGAGGAGGTGCCTCCCAGTAACCCCTTCCTGGAGGAGCAGAGGCAGGAAGGGTCTCTGTTAGAACTGGCCGGCCAGGTCCTCACAACCATCACCGGCAGGAAATCACCCA ATGTGTACAACATAACTAACCAGAGAGGAACAGTGGGGAAGTTCACACTGTTCAAGTCAGCATACAGAATAGGAGAGGACATTGTGGGCAGCTTTGACTATGCTGGTGCTTCAGTTCCCTGTATGCAG TTCACTGTGACGTTACAAAGCGAGGAGCACATAGCGGAGGAGTGTCGCCGGAAGCCGAGCCAGGCCGTGGCCACCATGTCCTTCAGCCGCCATCACGAGTTCTGTCTGCACACGCAGCGAGGCCACATGATCCTGCCCATCCCGCTGTCAGCCACACCCTCCTTCATGACAGATATAG TGACAGTGAAGTGGAGACTCCACTTTGAGTTTGTGCTTGCCTGTAGTCCCATCTCCCAACCAGAACTTcccaccagccaatcagagtccACCACATGGCAAGGGCCAAGCAGTGTCGCCGTGGATACCATGGTTTGGGACCTGCCAATCAAAGTCCTACCAACCAATCCGCTACAAGCCACTGCAGTGTCATTGATCAAGTCATCTAGCAGTATTAAAGTGTGA
- the LOC118409640 gene encoding 28S ribosomal protein S36, mitochondrial-like isoform X3 gives MASRVIQQVMPHMRMIKFRYGANQQVQASGNAPQAAPAAEATSSKPHAVVTEYLEQVPDRYRRKPIDPEEMEYIQRGGPE, from the exons ATGGCGTCTCGCGTAATTCAG CAGGTGATGCCCCATATGAGGATGATCAAGTTCAGGTATGGAGCGAATCAGCAGGTACAAG CCTCAGGAAATGCACCGCAGGCTGCACCAGCTGCCGAGGCAACGTCGTCCAAACCACACGCAGTCGTCACAGAGTACCTGGAACAGGTCCCTGACAGATATAGGAGAAAACCCATCGATCCTGAGGAGATGGAATATATCCAG AGAGGAGGTCCTGAGTGA
- the LOC118409640 gene encoding 28S ribosomal protein S36, mitochondrial-like isoform X4: MASRVIQVMPHMRMIKFRYGANQQVQASGNAPQAAPAAEATSSKPHAVVTEYLEQVPDRYRRKPIDPEEMEYIQRGGPE, translated from the exons ATGGCGTCTCGCGTAATTCAG GTGATGCCCCATATGAGGATGATCAAGTTCAGGTATGGAGCGAATCAGCAGGTACAAG CCTCAGGAAATGCACCGCAGGCTGCACCAGCTGCCGAGGCAACGTCGTCCAAACCACACGCAGTCGTCACAGAGTACCTGGAACAGGTCCCTGACAGATATAGGAGAAAACCCATCGATCCTGAGGAGATGGAATATATCCAG AGAGGAGGTCCTGAGTGA
- the LOC118409640 gene encoding 28S ribosomal protein S36, mitochondrial-like isoform X1 yields the protein MASRVIQQVMPHMRMIKFRYGANQQVQGETSSGNAPQAAPAAEATSSKPHAVVTEYLEQVPDRYRRKPIDPEEMEYIQRGGPE from the exons ATGGCGTCTCGCGTAATTCAG CAGGTGATGCCCCATATGAGGATGATCAAGTTCAGGTATGGAGCGAATCAGCAGGTACAAGGTGAGACAT CCTCAGGAAATGCACCGCAGGCTGCACCAGCTGCCGAGGCAACGTCGTCCAAACCACACGCAGTCGTCACAGAGTACCTGGAACAGGTCCCTGACAGATATAGGAGAAAACCCATCGATCCTGAGGAGATGGAATATATCCAG AGAGGAGGTCCTGAGTGA
- the LOC118409640 gene encoding 28S ribosomal protein S36, mitochondrial-like isoform X2, whose product MASRVIQVMPHMRMIKFRYGANQQVQGETSSGNAPQAAPAAEATSSKPHAVVTEYLEQVPDRYRRKPIDPEEMEYIQRGGPE is encoded by the exons ATGGCGTCTCGCGTAATTCAG GTGATGCCCCATATGAGGATGATCAAGTTCAGGTATGGAGCGAATCAGCAGGTACAAGGTGAGACAT CCTCAGGAAATGCACCGCAGGCTGCACCAGCTGCCGAGGCAACGTCGTCCAAACCACACGCAGTCGTCACAGAGTACCTGGAACAGGTCCCTGACAGATATAGGAGAAAACCCATCGATCCTGAGGAGATGGAATATATCCAG AGAGGAGGTCCTGAGTGA